The Devosia sp. MC521 genome has a segment encoding these proteins:
- a CDS encoding SatD family protein, with translation MDIARAPNTAVLMGDIVNSRDRHTPARLHALFNDAVAAANQNNGADILSPLTITLGDEFQGITTSLTTAATIARQLRLDLLQSGIDCRFVIGQLRLQTPINTSIAWNMMGEGLARARSKLNDKQTGLFYRVALFDDPTHEILFDALCLSLSTIEEDWTDIQAQTVAQTLAGSSVEDIATRRAVTSRNVYKTLKSAKLDVYTTLWTALLTGFTKIEEP, from the coding sequence ATGGATATTGCTCGCGCGCCAAATACCGCCGTTCTGATGGGCGACATCGTCAACAGCCGAGACCGGCACACACCGGCCCGGCTGCACGCCTTGTTCAATGATGCCGTCGCCGCTGCCAATCAAAACAATGGCGCCGACATTCTCTCCCCGCTTACCATCACCTTGGGGGATGAATTTCAGGGCATCACGACCTCATTGACGACAGCGGCCACCATCGCGCGCCAGCTGCGTCTGGACCTGCTCCAATCTGGGATCGATTGCCGCTTCGTCATCGGCCAGTTGCGGCTGCAAACCCCCATCAACACGAGCATAGCGTGGAACATGATGGGCGAAGGCTTGGCACGCGCCCGCTCCAAGCTGAACGACAAGCAAACTGGCCTCTTCTACCGCGTCGCCCTGTTCGATGATCCCACCCATGAGATCCTGTTCGACGCCCTATGCCTGAGCCTATCCACTATAGAAGAAGACTGGACCGACATTCAGGCCCAAACCGTCGCGCAAACTCTCGCGGGGAGCAGCGTTGAGGATATCGCCACACGTCGCGCGGTTACGTCACGCAACGTTTACAAGACCCTCAAAAGCGCTAAGCTCGACGTCTACACGACCCTATGGACCGCGCTACTGACCGGGTTCACCAAGATCGAGGAGCCATAA